The Acidimicrobiales bacterium genomic interval CACGGCGCCGACCACGCCGATCCCGAAGGCTCCGACGCCCGGCTCGGTCATCACGGCGAGCCGCCGCTCACGCGAGAGATGCGGAAGGAGCCCGTCGGCGGCGTCAGCGAGACCGTCGAGGTGCAGCAGACCGGTGAGCCCGAGGTCCGCCGCCACCACGACGGCCGCGGCGATCGGCGCGTT includes:
- a CDS encoding adenosylcobinamide-GDP ribazoletransferase — encoded protein: MRRALSFLTPLGGSSRPTGSALLWFPLVGAALGLALGGVWWGATRAWNAPIAAAVVVAADLGLTGLLHLDGLADAADGLLPHLSRERRLAVMTEPGVGAFGIGVVGAV